Sequence from the Phragmites australis chromosome 6, lpPhrAust1.1, whole genome shotgun sequence genome:
CAGGCACCCTACGCTAGTATTGTTTTAACATTTACACATAGATTCAGTGCAGGCTAACTGACTTCGCATAAACGCAGCATCATATAGCAGACAACTTTGCCCTTCTCATTTCATGGTTCAGCATGAGCATCACAGAAAAATGTTAAACGATTAATTAATAATTCTGAACTCACATATCCAATTGTTTTCTGTACAGCGGCAACTCTTTGAAATGCTCTTTCTGATTCCAACGTTCTGACACGAAGCTTGAGATCACCTTGCTCCTTTTAAAAATGCAGCCCATTGAGTTCAATGACAGACACTTCTCAAAAGGCCATATGTAAATAACACCAATAAACCACAAAATACAGTATAAAAAAATGTACTTACCAAACGCTCAATGATTTGTGCAAGCTTTTCAACTCTGTCAGGTTGGTGGAACAAATTGTAAAATGCATGGGACTGCCTTTCCCATCTCTTCTTTGCATCCTGATGCATTATAAAATGAAGAGCACTTCAAACTCTCAACGTCCATAATTCAGAGATCATATAGATTGGATACAAGTATTGACCAAAGGTTAAAACTTGCCTTTACAACTAATTCAATACCAGCTTCATTAAATCTTAGCAATTCCATGGCATATCTGGCATGTTTAACAGATGTATAAGTCAGACCCAGAGTCGAAAACTTTTAGTCAATTAAGAGTATGAATGGCACAAAGATGTGCAAGCCTTTTATTTTCTCGAAAAAAGAGTGCCAAATGCTAGTAATGGAGAAAGTGTGCTCACGGCTTAGCAATCTCTGTAATATCAAATCTAGGATCAAGGCCTTTCCCAATACCATCTAGAACTGCACAGAATGGAGAAAACATGAGGAACCATGACAGTATGATAGAATCATTTTCTTCAAAAGTATGTGAAGTTATCAGATATTCAGACCTGAGAATGCTCTGACCACAAATGTAAAGGTGGCTGGAAACCGAAATGGTTGATCAGCAGCAATTGCCAAAAGATCCTCTCCTGcaaattttaatttgagttAACACGAAGAAAATTAATAGAATTTCATACACCTGGGCAGTTGGCATGCTTCATCTATCATGTTCTTTGATAGTGCAGAAACCATTGATCCATTACCGATTGCTGCAAGCCTCTGCTTCTTCTTTTCAAACTTCTCCTCCTTACTCAATTGCTTTTTAAATCCCAGCTCTTGAGttgccatctctctctctttcctttgTTCTGCAAGACGCTCTTCGAAGCTATATAATAGATAATCAGAACAAAGACAAGCTTCATGTCCCATCTCATTCAACAAATTCTATTTGGAAGTAACTATCAGAGAGCATCTTCTCAGGAAAACGTAACTACCTATTAAGGAAAAATTGAGCTGTTCTTCTGACAGCAGTCATATCTCCGTTAGGAACAAGGACACCCATTTGAATCATGGCTTGAAGCACCTGTAGGAATACCGAATTCAACATGCACCATCAGAACTTCACAGGGTCTAAATTATTGTCTGGAGGCTATTATGCCCAGAGAAACTTACTTTGTCAGGATCCTTTTCATAAACTCCATAGAACGTTTCAAGCAATCCTTCCCGGATATTTGGACTGATACTGCAAGTAAGAAGAATTAAAAATAGATTATCCATGCTGTAACTAGTTCAAGAAATGTAGCACAAATTTTCTCTCGAAATGAAGCTTttgtgaaacaaaaaaaaaatcatatgcaaCCTTCCCATCATTCCAAAGTCGTAGAATATAAGCCTCCCACCATTGACATCATCGACAGCAATATTTCCTGGATGCTGTAAAGAAAATCTCCATTAGCTTTTAAGCCAGCACAGTACAGGCCACAGCTGCATCCAGTTGAGATGCTAAAAGGAGCAAGAAAACAATATGGATGATTAAATCTCatgaaatttgtaatataagAGATAATAATGTATTGAACTTTATATCTATTGTTGATGCACAACTGCATGTAGAGCAGCAGACTGTAAATCTGCCAAGGTTAGAGAATTTTTAACAAGCTAGGCATACACAGGCTAGCACCTCGCCAAAGGGTACATGAAAAAGCATTGACCTCAGAACTTCTTCTGACCATATAGACCTCACAAATATACTAATACAGTTTCTTTTAGTGCAATATTATATTTGCAATTCATTTGAAAACAGGCAAGTGCAACGAAGTGAAGGTTGATGTGAAGGTGAGAAATAACCATAACAGGATATAAACAATAGCAGGGTTTGTGGACAATGTACATGGGACAATAGTACTAACCGGGTCAGCATGGAAAAATCCATGGGACAAGATCTGCTCAAGGTATGACTCAACAGCATAGCGGCCTAATCTGAAAGGGATTCATGTTGGCACCAGAAGCAACCAATGTCAGTTGGCACAGAAAATCGAGGCAATAGGCCATGGCTGATGAGTATACAGTACATACCTTTTCCGATCGACTCCTAACTTATCTAATTGCTTTATCCTGTTAATTTTAATTCCTGGAACATATTCCATTGTTAAAACCTGCAATGGGGAAAAATTAAACTTAAATCTTTATTTTCCATTCGGTGTTGCTTGTggatatattttaaaagtttCTATGTAGAACAAACCTGACGTGTAGTATACTCCCAGTAAATTTCAGGAACCTTGACATAATATAAAGTTTTGAAGTTTTCAGCAAATTTTTCAGCGTTAAATGCTTCCTTCGTGTAGTCTATTTCCTGAAAACAACCATGAGCTGATTGCATGATCGCTAATAAACATAGTCAAATACAACACGATAGCACATAATCATAAAATTAAGTTACCTGATATAAAACAGATGCACACTCATCATAGATGGCAACCCAGTCTCTCTTGGCACCATCTGACTTTGGATCCACTTTCTGAAGGTATTCAGCTATTACCTAGAACAGATTCAGTTAATTCATCAGCAAATGGTAACAAATGAAATCATATTTAAGTAGGTAACAGACATAACATTCTAGTTTTGGTTCTAATAATAAATAACGATAGCACTTATAAAACAATAGTATGATGGTTGTCTGCATCTTTATATGCAGAGACCGGGATATTTTATTGCATTAAATAAAACCATGGTATGTTATAGGATATAAACATTAAAAAACTTACCCTTAAATTCTTCAGATCAATATCAAACAGCTCCTTCAGACCAGGCCTTTGCACTTTGATGACAACTTCTTGGCCATTCAAGCGTGCCCGATGAACCTGGCCTGCCGAAAAGGGATAGGTTATTATAGTGTCGAGTTGCTTACTAAAATCACTTAGTTTTAGTCCATTTTCACAAATATATATCCAGGGACTGCAGTTTATTACCGAGGCTAGCAGCAGCTATTGGTTCAAAATCAAATCGATCAAATATCTCATACACAGATGCCCCCAGCTCTTCTTCAACATTTTTTAAAGCTGTCTCTGAAGGAAACGGAGGAACTTGATCCTGCAAGAGGGACAATGGCTCCATGATTTCATCATAACCAGGGCACAAACATAGGAAAATTAATAAGTAAAAATCTAAGGAAAAAAGAACAATAGAACTTTTAACAGCCACACTGGGCAACTATTTTCTTCCTTCACATTGGGCACTGAGCCACTAATAAATGCTAATCTTATGATCCTAGGATCATTAGGGGGATAAACACCACCGGGAGGATAGTCGGGCGGCGTCGGCTGCTAGGGGAGGGATTAGGCTATAGATTAGgaagacttagattaattcttctttgcttgattCAAAGAATGTGCCGACTGCCCCTTTATATAGGCAGGTCACGGTTCTaacaaaccaaatcaaatccTATCTCTAATTGATAACAAATCTAATCTTACCTTCTAAATGGCCCCTAACAAATCTAATCTAACCTTATCTCTAAATGTTATCTAATCTTTCCAATTAACTAACAAACTACTGGACCCGGCCGTGATGCTCCTTGGGCCCATACGAAAGGCCGGCTGGCCGCCATGACAGGTGGACAACCTGAGACTGGCAAGTTTTGTTATCCACCTGGCTGATCTAGTAAACTGAACTTTTTTAAGCTTATTTAAAGCTTAGATTCGTTAGAGACTGATCAAACTTTTTCCTAACAGGAGAGCaccagtgttacctggacacccgtgtccaaatttatttgccgaatcggacaccccgaATTCGAGTCGAATTCTGACGCCCGTGTTGGATTCCGAATTGTATTTcgcgtgtccaaattttctttgccgaaaTCAGACACTCGAGTCCCAGTCGAATTCCGACACCTGTGTCCGTATCCACGTAACACTGGAGAGCGCACAATTCCTATAACAAGCTAACACTTGATGGAGATCCACACCTAATATAAAGCCACCCCAGAAAATTTAGGATCTTTGcagttttatttttgaaaagcaTCTAGATTCTAGAACATGTCTACAACAGAAATAAGGTTCAACACAAACCTGTAACTCAGATAACTGGTCCACATATTCCTGCGGAAGAATATCAACTCTGGTGGAGAATTGCTGCCCTATTTTGATAAAAGTGGGGCCTAATCTCAAAATACTCTCCTTCAGCCACTTGGCGAGAACTTTCCTCCTCATTACCTTTTTCTCTTGTGTCATACCCCCTGCAGAAGTTGCCTTAGATGCTTCGTGAAGGTACAGAATTTTGAAGCAAATGTATAGGTAATTCGACAATATCAAAGAATGTATTATGCACAAATACAAAACATATGGGAAATTTCAAAACATCATTGTGTCAGGGATATACATCCAGTGTGTTGACTAATATGCAATACATTGCATTCACAAATGTTTAGGAACTTCTTCAGCTATGATCAGCTAGTAACAAAGGTACTTGTGCGTTGTGAGTACAATACATCATTAAATCCATGGGAAgaaattgtttttattttcacaAGTACAGAAACAAATTATAAATTGACCACTCCTCTTAACTGCTCTTTGCTAACACATATtagaacaaaaataaataaaaacgtAAGGTTACACCTGGTTGCTCAGTAAAACTTACTCTGGAAAATATTGATCCCAACTCCCAAGTTATGGCAACTTTCCCAATGGAATTATACGAAAATGATGGACATTTAAGGAAGTAGATAAGATAAAAGAAACTCAAGCACCTAAACTTGACTGTGTATATAACCATTTGTTAATAGATGTAGGGTATCTTTTTCTCGTTCTGCTAAGTTACTAACCTCTATAGGTGAACTTCTGGTTGTTCAGCCAAGCCTTGAATATAAATGTAAATACAAAGCTCCatatttccaatgttctttgAATTGTCGAATAAGTTTTAAACCGATTCCATCGACCACCAGGAGCAACAGACACCTGCAAGATTTAGTTGTTCAACTCAAAGAGTAAAAATCAACAGTAAATGACACAGAACAGCAGCTATTAGCATACGAACAATATTATGTATTAATGCAAATCATTGTTACCAAATTGCACATTGTGAGAAATCATGCTGCCAACCTCAGATAACTTCAGAGGCCAAGAGTAAAGCGGGGTCTGTATGTCATCTACTCAACCTGACACaacaaactaattttgttgttttttctaCCAGGTCCCATGGATGGTGTTCCAGTGCCTGTGATGTTACTATTTTCTGAAGAAATGTGATCCCGGTATTTTACTGTTCATTGCTACCTAAATTTTATTTCACTGGAACTAGAGTAAAACCACAAATGCACTTGTCCTCACATTACATTGATGTCAGCCAGGTCAAGCTGAACTCCAGTTTTAGTGAAAGCAATACCACACTCCAGCTAATTCCAGGCGTTAGTTAACATTTGTTCATCCAGTTATCTTAAAAATGGCGGAATCACATGATCACATATTCACATAGACAAATGCTCAGAACTGAAGCTAGACACCACATGCAGATGCTAAGCAAAAAATGTTACCTCAGGCAAGGGCTTCCCGCCGCTCTGATTGAACCAGGCGTCCTCCCGCCCGATCTCCTCcactctctccttcctcctcctctcatcCTCCACCGGCGGGACAGAAGCCACGGCCGTGCTACTCCCGGACGCCGCGGGATTCACCACCGCACCGTTCCCTCCCTCGCTTCCGTTGCTGTTGCCGTTGGCCCCGAGGTACGCCTCCACGGCGGCATCATCGTACCCGAGGCAGCTCCCGTTGCCGCTGAGCCCGTGGCGCTTGGCGTCCTCCTCGGCCGCCGGCGGCGGGGATGCGCGGCCCTCGAGGACGGCACGCACGAGGCTGCCGGTGCGCGGTTGGTACTGCGATCTCTGGCGGAAGCGGAGCGGCAGCGGGAGGCGGGGGTGGTCGGGGACGGAGAGCGAGGTGGAGGCGACGagggaggccgcggcggcggcgacggacatggcggggggggggggggctagctAGGGTTTGGTGCTCGGGGGTTTTTGGCGGGGCGCCGGGGCGTGCGGCGTGCGGGTAGAGCCTTAGAGGAATGGAAGCTGGAGgagtggaggcggaggaggaaggagtGGTGGGCGGAGCCGAGGGGAGAAGCGGGAAGGGGGAGAGAGGTGGCGGTGACAGAGCCAGGCGGGAGGCACGGAGGTTGAAGCCATCTGACTTGGGGGTTGGGCATTGGGTAGAGGTGAGCCAGTGGGGCCTGGATGGCGGACAGGGACTGCGTCTGCGTGGAAAGCTTCGAGGCCTCTACACTACTTCCTTTTTTTCGGCTCCTTGTGTTCTCTTGGTTTGTTTGATGCTTTCTGTGAGCTTTTGGTTGGGGTTCCGTCCTTTTAATAGGGACGCTCTGTCCGTATCCGCGGCAAGTGGTGGCAATCCTGCAGCCAGCTCCATTGTCCATTGCGTTGTGCATGTGTGCGACTAGTACAAATTAAACGTTATGTGGATACTGTTAGCAACTATGTCACCGCCGGATCCGTGGCGCAATGGTAGCGCGTCTGACTCCAGATCAGAAGGTTGCGTGTTCGATTCACGTCGGGTTCAATACCCCCGATCCAATCCGGATTCTTTTTTCCCTATTTCCTTTTATCCGAAACCAGATCTCTGCTCTTTTTACCTTCCAGAAGCAGTCATTACTGGTCCTTGCCCATTGCGTGTCCATCCAATACTCAAGGATCCATTGACATGAAAGCTCCGTGGCCCGTGCTGCTAAGGTTTTTAATCGTGCAGGACTGGGAGGGCATGATGCCGCTCGCGCGATACGTGGTAAAAGCCGGGAGCTTCATTAAGTGGAACCGTTCACTTTTATTTGGCTGTTTATATCAGTAGCAGCCCAAGAACGGGGGAGCCCAGGTGAAGGGTAAAAAGAATTGGGCTGATTTGTTGTATGGATGAGTTATGAGTTATATTATTATATGATCGAGTTAAGATGTAAACGTATCTTAACAATTGTATAGACACTTATCGTTTGAGTCCTGTTTTACAGGACGGTGTTTCCGATCTAAATTATTGGTTCCCGACCATAATTAACATGTTTCCATTTCGATGACTTTGTTTTTGAAGTTTCCGATATTGTAATCGTTTTTGACATTATTGTTTCTGATTTCGATTCCGAGAATAAATGTGAAAGTGATTTAGGATATTTTCCAATCATTtacggccgttttcatccctacacAGAAAGGACGTCGGTCCTAGCGGTGTGTGCACCTAGGAGTCCTGGCTGAGGTAGTTGTGGATTGTGGCTCGGTTACAGCTGCCAGCCCAGGTGGCTGGGGCAAGTGGCCCAGAAAAGCAGAGGGGTGCATGACCCAGTTGGCCAGGTAGCCCTAGGCAGGAAAGTTAGTAAAAAGCCTGTGTCGTATGGGACACGGAAGAGGGATGCCCAGTGCCCTAGCTGCGCCAGGCGACCGGCCTCCCCCTATGGGGGCCAGCGTCACAACAGTTCCAACAATAACCATGGGAAGTTTCAAGTAGaagatcaattttttttcctgattcCACCTAAGGAAACAAAAAGTTCTAGCAATAAATATGGATAATTCCACTAGTGAAGATACAATATTACAAAAATAAGGACAGAAAGTTGCACTTAAAAGGATATATTGTTCCAACAACGAACATGGGAAGTTCCAATCATGAAGATAAAAAGTTCCAGCCATAACCATGGGGAGTTCCATGTAGAAGTGTTAATTATTTGAAAAGTTCCAAAGGTAAAACACgaacagaaaaaagaaataaataaaattctaaaaatgtataaaagaaggaatgaaaaaaataatcaaaataaaaaactaataaattatatgaagaagaaagaaaaaaataaataaaaaatatagagaatACGAAAAAACTAACAAAGTAATACAGTGTTCCTATGCGTTGTGGATGTCGGTCTTAAAAGGTGGAATGTGGCTTTGGAGTTAGCATGGAATCAAGAAAATCACCGCCTACACCACATGCTTCGTAATGGTGGAGACaaatcactacgtgaaaaatcgACAAATAAAATACGAaattagtgacagatcgtaaTATAATATGTCACTTATAATAATAATGATGTATCGTAGTTATAACCAATCACCAATAATGACTTATCAGTGATGGTTCATCCTAAACTagccattagtgacggatcaagttttgACAGGTCGacaatgatgactcatcagtgacaagtCATTCTAAACTAGTCATTGATGATGAGTCCTTACCCAttacttatgactagtcatcagtgacgcgttcgagCTGACAGGTGTGGCACCCATCACCCATGAcgattatgacctgtcacttttgAGCTGAGCTTTTTTCACGTGAATTATACTAGTTCAGAACTCAGATGAAAAAAGAATCTAGCAGAACGGCCCACAAAATAAGAAATAGAGGAGTCAACCGACGAAAGAGCCGAGTTTGATCCTTATCGTCCCAAGTGTCAGCTATGCCTCAAACTTGGGCACACTACAATGAACTGTTGGAACCGGTTTGATCCTGATTTTGTTCCTAAAGAGAAAAGTGCAGCTACTGCAATAAATAATTATGGTGTGGACACAAATTGATATAGTGACTCTAGTGCTACCGATCATATTACCAGTGAACTAGATAAATTGGTCATCCACAATAAGTACACCGACAAGGatcaaataaaaatgaaaagtgGTGTATGTATGAATATTAATCACATTGGTCATGCTGCTCATATCCCTAGTTGTAATATTCATCTAAATAATGTACTTCATGTTCCCAAAGCTGCAAAGAGTTTTGTTTCTATTCATCATCTTGCTACTGATAATCAAGCCTGATTGTTTCTTCATTAAGGATCagacaaagaagaaaattcTTTTTCAAGGCAAGTGTGAAGGGGGTCTCAATCCTCTTTCTTCCAGCCCAATCAAGCCAAGGAAGTAGGTGTTCAGTGCTCTCAAACCTACTCTAGCATGTGGCACAGTTGTCTAGGTCACCCCTCACACTATATTGTTCAACGAGTCAATAGTGAGAATAATCTTCCCTGCACTAGTAGTGAAATCAGTAGTGAGTCTGTTTGTGATGCCTGTCAACATGCTATTGTTCAACAAGTCACCCCTCATACTCTATTGTTCAACAAGTCAATAGTGAGAATAATCTTTCCTGGACTAGTAGTGAAATCAGTAGTGAGTCTTTTTATGATGCCTGTCAATAGACTAAGAGTCATTAACTACCCTATCCTAGATCAACTAGTGTGTCGAGTGCTCCCTTAGAGCTTAGTTTCTCTGATGTATGGGTCCTGCTCTTGATTCATTCGAATCAAAGAAATATTATGTTAGTTTTATTAATGGCTATAGTAAATTTACCTAGATTTATTTGCTCAAACATATAAGTCTGAGGTGTTTTCATGAGTTCCAAAATCTCTTTGTACGAATGCTTGGTTGTAAGATTATCGCTATGTAATCCATTGGGAGGTGAATATGAGAAGCTCAGTTCTTTCTTTCAGAGAGTTGGGATAACCCACCTAGTGTCTTGTCCTCATGCCCACCAACAGAAGAGCGCCGCTAGATGAAAACATAGTTATATTGTTGAAGTGGGGTTGTCTTTGTTAGCTAATTCTTCCATGCCTTTAAAATTCTGGGACGAAGCTTTTCTTGCAGCCACATACTTGATCAATTGTACACCTAGTAAATTCATTCAATTTTCTACCCCTCTTTCACGTATTCTTCATGTGAAGCCTAGTTATTCCTCCTTTAGGATCTTTGGGTGTGCTTGTTTGTCTAATCTTCATCCATATAACTCTAGAAAATTCTAGTTTTGTTCCAAAAGATGTGTCTTTCTTGGCTATAGTAATCTGCATAAAGGATTCAAGTGTCTAGATGTCGCAGTTGGTCGCATAGATATTTCTCACGATGTTGTATTCGATGAGAATATTTTTCCATTTGCTCAATTGAACCCTAATGTGGGTGCTCGCCTTTGCTCTAAAGTCCTCTTGTTACCTTAAGATTTTGCTTCTAGGGGGAACAAACAAATGAACATGTTGTTAGTAATTCTTTTAATCCTATGCATGTAGTAGTTCCAAATCTTCCTGTGAAAGAAACAAGGTGACTATGTGTAGGATCTATGATACCGACTAGAGGAGCATGAATAGGcgattttaaaactaattgatTAGCGATCAATAAAACTTGCAGAATTTAACTAAGATCACTATAGCAATATTTAGCAACTTAGaactatgtcaaggtttgcaacccTAGAATGATAtgtaacaatttatattctaggaaaATAAATTGCATAAGGTAAATTGTATGAATATAATTAGCACAAGAGTTGACACCCAAATTTTATCATGTGGtctcggtgatttgccgatcaccctaATAcacattgaggtgagttcaagcttctaactgtttctctatcaagtatgcaattgtTACCATAAGAAAGGGATCACACttagcaacttgatcttaaaccaAAATAGAATAATGAAATACTCAAAACCTTAATTCCACCAGAGTAACACTTTACTGTTCCAGTGGGATGTGCTCAagacctctcacaatcaccatcatagctcattcacaagcttctttgaagggctctaTGGTGCAACCACCTCCAAGCTGTCTAGGAGGTGGCAACCTCCAAAAGTAATAAGTCAACGccgcttgcttgaaggatcactagtgctaCAAAGCTCAAACTCTTTAAAGCTAtacactagatgctctcacactctcacatGCAAACAcaaagccaagagagggagaggaggatgtcaagtgctcaagagtatTGAAATGAAGTGCTAGACTCTCCCTTCGAACCAGCAAGGGGTTTATTTATAGCCTACTACTCGAAATGTGGCCGTTGCCTAAAGTTTGAATACTCTATGCATCTGGTGGTCAGGCCATAGCTCAtttggcgatcagaccgccacTAACCCAATGACTACAAAAAGTGTAATGATGACACTGACATCGgtgcagtcagaccgccactggTCTCGATCAGACCATGAGCCTCGAACAAAGTACCAAAATTCTCTATTCCCTACCGATCAGACCAGCAagccctggcggtcagaccgtcagcTATGGCAAAGAGTCCAAAACTCTTTGTTCATTGACGGTCAAACTGGGACACCTTGCGATCAGACCGTGACTTAAGAACTTGGGAAACTTCGGCCTTGTTTATACAGCGGTTAGACTGGCCACTGCTGGCGATCAAACTGTTACGACACAGAATACTCAAAAGGCAGTTTTTttgattcttctcaaactaaattcCTCATTCTAGataaaatgcaagtttgagcaattataACACTTTAATATCTCAAATAAACACATATCAACCcatcttaatagtacgacacaAATTCTATCAATCCGGTCATCTCTATTATCTAATCACCCTTCACCGGCAAAAGAAAACTTGTTAGAGTCATTCTTctcgttgctagaggcataaattcGCGTATAAACATACACAATTAggtattgaattctcttgcttctaaatcatcaatttagagAGTTTTTTCCTCGGTGTCTATCTTTTTGGATCAAAGTGTTTCTTCCTTCAAGGTGCAATCTTTTGTGGCTATTACTCATAGAATTATTTTCAATAGAACATAGGGTTCATATACAACCATGAGAGACATGATTTCTTTTGCGTTCTTCATTGCAACTTGCTTCTTTCCAGAttttacttccacttcagttTTAAGGTGCATTGGGTGAAACAATGGAGAAGATCATCTGTTCGAAAGAATTTAGTAAGACGTCTATTCAACTCATTTAGTCATCATTCTTGATTCTACGTAATACCACTCGAAGGTGCAACAAAGATGAGGATTTGGAAGAGCATATAATCAAGCTCGTATAAAAGAGCCACTCAAAGTATATTTATAGCAGTAAAATGGGTGCTACCCGATTGATTATGAAAAGCTTATACCGTTTGGAATCAAAACTTTGGTTTAAGGTAATATTGATTGATTTCTGGGAGttgaaataaaagaaaaccCAGGTCGACTCTGACAAATCGCTATACTTGTAATGTGTAGACATGCTGGTATGTATGTGAACAACAGCAACAtgatttttctcttcttctttttttgtatCTTAGAAACACAAAAAAGCCGAAGTTAAATGTATCATTGTGGCGTCACCTATTAGAAACCTTATAATCAGAAAGGTTTCTTCTTTGAATTGTATCTTGACTTATTTACCCTTTCTTCTGCGAGGGATATTGACTTGTTTACTGGTGAATTTTATCTAGGTAGAATTTGTCTAGTTCTTTGTTATATAATACAATCGTCTAATTCAATGACAAATAACAATGGTGAAGTCATCCAGGACAATTTAAATACTGGTCGGTGCGAATCACATTTTGTTCACTGGTTTTTAGAGATGGTTTAATTTTTATGTCGAAATGATGTTACGACGCCGTGACTTGTCATTTTGGGCATCCACTTTGACCACCAGACTTTATTGTAATACATCTTTATGAAAATATTggtagtcaaaattttaaaggtttagctatatatatatatatatatacatatatatatatatatatgtatgtatatatacatatatatatatgtatctatgtatatatacgtatgtatatatatgtatgtatgtatatgtatgtatgtatgtatatgtatatgtatgtatgtatgtatatgtatatgtatgtatgtatgtatatgtatatgtatgtatgtatgtatatatatatatatatatatatatatatatataggaaaactagtctaTACCGGGAGTATAGACTCCCGGTTCGATCCATAGTTGATCTTGTtataactaaaatatatatattactttttgatatgtatatactactttatgagatgtatatacttctttataaataaaatatgtaatactttctgagatgtatatactatttttgaTATGCATATATTCCCTTCTAAGCACTCATTAGAGAAGGAGTATATACACTAGAAGTAATGcatcatatatgcatatacatatatatattctacATGTATGCACCACGTACCAATAGAATACGGCTCGACCGAGCAGCCAACCAGGCTTTGACGCGCACGCCAGCCCCACGGACCGAGCTTACGCGTCACCCGCGCCCTGAGCACACTCCCCCTCCCACCGACCTCACGGGTATACTAGAGACCGAGCAACGATTGCAACCAGTTGCAACTTCGTATATAGAGAAGTTACAACTTTAAATATAAGATGATTGCAAttacatgttgtaactataggCATAGAGCGGGTCCCACCCACTGATCATGTAGGACTACTGGATTACCGAGCGCGTTCCCACCTTGTGAGTGACGATTACAACCAGTTGCAAATACATGCATAAAGAAGTTACAATAGAGTGATTGTAACTATTAGTTGTAATTACAGATACAGATAT
This genomic interval carries:
- the LOC133921903 gene encoding protein ACTIVITY OF BC1 COMPLEX KINASE 8, chloroplastic-like isoform X2; this translates as MSVAAAAASLVASTSLSVPDHPRLPLPLRFRQRSQYQPRTGSLVRAVLEGRASPPPAAEEDAKRHGLSGNGSCLGYDDAAVEAYLGANGNSNGSEGGNGAVVNPAASGSSTAVASVPPVEDERRRKERVEEIGREDAWFNQSGGKPLPEVSVAPGGRWNRFKTYSTIQRTLEIWSFVFTFIFKAWLNNQKFTYRGGMTQEKKVMRRKVLAKWLKESILRLGPTFIKIGQQFSTRVDILPQEYVDQLSELQDQVPPFPSETALKNVEEELGASVYEIFDRFDFEPIAAASLGQVHRARLNGQEVVIKVQRPGLKELFDIDLKNLRVIAEYLQKVDPKSDGAKRDWVAIYDECASVLYQEIDYTKEAFNAEKFAENFKTLYYVKVPEIYWEYTTRQVLTMEYVPGIKINRIKQLDKLGVDRKRLGRYAVESYLEQILSHGFFHADPHPGNIAVDDVNGGRLIFYDFGMMGSISPNIREGLLETFYGVYEKDPDKVLQAMIQMGVLVPNGDMTAVRRTAQFFLNSFEERLAEQRKEREMATQELGFKKQLSKEEKFEKKKQRLAAIGEDLLAIAADQPFRFPATFTFVVRAFSVLDGIGKGLDPRFDITEIAKPYAMELLRFNEAGIELVVKDAKKRWERQSHAFYNLFHQPDRVEKLAQIIERLVISSFVSERWNQKEHFKELPLYRKQLDMESLQAV
- the LOC133921903 gene encoding protein ACTIVITY OF BC1 COMPLEX KINASE 8, chloroplastic-like isoform X1, whose protein sequence is MSVAAAAASLVASTSLSVPDHPRLPLPLRFRQRSQYQPRTGSLVRAVLEGRASPPPAAEEDAKRHGLSGNGSCLGYDDAAVEAYLGANGNSNGSEGGNGAVVNPAASGSSTAVASVPPVEDERRRKERVEEIGREDAWFNQSGGKPLPEVSVAPGGRWNRFKTYSTIQRTLEIWSFVFTFIFKAWLNNQKFTYRGGMTQEKKVMRRKVLAKWLKESILRLGPTFIKIGQQFSTRVDILPQEYVDQLSELQDQVPPFPSETALKNVEEELGASVYEIFDRFDFEPIAAASLGQVHRARLNGQEVVIKVQRPGLKELFDIDLKNLRVIAEYLQKVDPKSDGAKRDWVAIYDECASVLYQEIDYTKEAFNAEKFAENFKTLYYVKVPEIYWEYTTRQVLTMEYVPGIKINRIKQLDKLGVDRKRLGRYAVESYLEQILSHGFFHADPHPGNIAVDDVNGGRLIFYDFGMMGSISPNIREGLLETFYGVYEKDPDKVLQAMIQMGVLVPNGDMTAVRRTAQFFLNSFEERLAEQRKEREMATQELGFKKQLSKEEKFEKKKQRLAAIGEDLLAIAADQPFRFPATFTFVVRAFSVLDGIGKGLDPRFDITEIAKPYAMELLRFNEAGIELVVKDAKKRWERQSHAFYNLFHQPDRVEKLAQIIERLEQGDLKLRVRTLESERAFQRVAAVQKTIGYGIAAGSLINLATVLYFNSVRGPATIAYSLCVFFGLQVLVGLIKVKKLDQQERLITGTA